A window of bacterium genomic DNA:
CGACCATTTTGAGGCCCCGCTCGACCTCGCCGCCGAAGTCGGCGTGGCCCGGGGTGTCGATGATGTTGATCTTCACTCCCTTGTAGGTGGCCGCGCAGTTTTTCGAGGCGATGGTGATCCCCCGCTCCCGTTCCAGTTCCATGTTGTCCATCATCCGGTCGGCGGTTTCCTTGTTGCTGCGGAAAGTCCCTCCCTGCTTGAGCATGAAGTCGACCAAGGTCGTTTTGCCGTGGTCGACGTGGGCGATGATGGCCACGTTGCGAATCTTTTCGTTGTGAGATTGGTTTTTCATGTGGGACGAAACAAAGTCTGGAGGGCCTGGCTGCGATAAGCGAAAACTCTCTCCAAATCGGGGCGAACCAGCAGCCGATGGACCAGGCTTCCGCCGAGCACGGCGTACTCTACCAAGTCCTCGACTTGAGTTCCCCCTTCCTTTTCGGTCAAGAGGTGTTGATGAACCCATCGGCGGTAGGGACCCTTCCTCTGCTCATCGACGAAACGAAGGGGGGGATCCCAAACCGTGATCTCGCTCTGCCAGCGAATCGGCACTCCGCGCAAGCGCAATTTATAGTCCAGGAGGGTTCCGGCGGCGATTTGCGGGGTTGAGGAGCGGAGAATCGTAAAATGGAGCCAAGGCGGAGTGATTTGCTGGAGATTCTTGGGGTCGGCGAAGAAGCTGAAGACGCGGTCGCGGGCGGCGGGAAGCCAAAGCGAGCTTTTGAGCAGGTGGGTCTTCATTCCGGACCCTGGCCCCATAAGCCCCAACCGGCGTCGCGGGCCTTTTTTTCCAGCTTGAGGAACTCCTTCTTTTCCCGGAAATCGAAATTCTTGAAGGTCGCCGCCCAGCCATAGCGGACCAGCTCCCGGTTGGCCATGTATTCCTTCTCCTCGGCCGGCAGCTTGCCGGTATAGGGCTGCCCTATCGCCGCGGCGAAGCGGTCCTCGGGCATCTTGAAGTAGACGTAGGCCAGGGTGCGGCCGTATTTGTCGCGGGTGGTTTCGTCCAATTCCAGCCGGACCAGCCGGCCCTTCAGCAGCTCCCGGGTGACCTCGTAGGATCGGGCGCCGAGCTCCTGGATCTTGGCCGCGTCCTGACGGCTACGCCGGGCGTCGCGGTAGAGCTTTTCGCTGGGGTGGAGCTCGGGAGTGTCGATGCCCAGGAGACGGACCTTTTGGCCGCCCTTCAGGCGCAGCGTGTCTCCATCGTAGATCTTCTGGACCCACTGCCAATCTTCCTTGGCCAGGAGGCCGGCCGGCGCCGCGAGCAGAAGAATCAGGAGAAAAAAGCGCTTCAACGGTATCTCGCCATGATGGCCCGGATGAATTGGACCAAGTAGTTGACGCCCGAGCCCACCGCGATGACCAGGGAGACGATGAGCAGGATCCAACCGATCTTTCCGAAATCGAAGCCGAGGAAGGGGTAATAGACCATGAGAAAAATAAGAGCCAAGGTCTGCATCACGGCCTTCTTTTTGCCCCAGTAGTCGGCCGGCATGACGATCTCTTCGGAGGCGGCCATTCCCCGGAGCGCGGTGACCGAGATTTCGCGGGCCAGGAAGACGATCGTCATCCAGGCCGGAATCCGGCCGATCGGGATCAGCATGATCATCACCGCCAGAATGAGCAGCTTGTCGGCCAGCGGGTCGAAGTACTTCCCGAAGACGCCGTTGATCTGAAACTTGCGGGCGTAATAGCCGTCGACCAGGTCGCTGACTCCGGCCAGGATGAAGACCAGGGCGGCGGCGATGCCCCAGCAGAGGTTTTCCTTGTCGGTCTTGGCCGGTGAGATCTTGGCGATCAGGAAAAGCACCACCGGGATAAGCAAAATCCGGCCCAAGGTCAGGTAGTTGGGCAGGTTGAAATACTCGCGTTTCTTGGCCGACTTATTCTGGTTCATGGGTTACGCGGCGACCATCCCTATCCCCGCCGCCGAAGTCCAGCGCCAAAAGTTTCCCCGCTTGACAAGGCCGACGGGATCGCAGCATGCAAGCCGACAATGCGCCAGCATTACGATTTCATCATCCTCGGCAGCGGGATCGCGGGCTTGAGCTGCGCCCTGCAGCTCGCCGGCCATGGCCGCGTGGCGGTCTTGACCAAGAAGGAATCGGCCGAGTCCAACACCAACTATGCCCAGGGCGGCATCGCCTCGGTCGTTTCGCCCCAGGACAAGCTCGACTCTCATATCCGCGACACTCTCGACGCCGGCGCCGGTCTCTGCCATGAAGCGGTGGTCGCCAAGGTCATCGCCGACGGGCCCCACGTCGTTCAGGAGCTGATCGAGTTCGGCGTCGAGTTCAGCCGAAGCCAGGGGGGCGATTTTGACCTCGGCCGCGAAGGCGGCCACAGTCAGCGTCGGGTCCTCCACGCCGGTGATTTCACCGGCCAGGTCATCGAGCGGGCCCTGCTCCAGTCGGTGAAGTCCCATGCCAACATCCAGATTTTCGAGCATCACTTCGCCATCGACTTGATCACCACCCGCAAGCTGGCAATCGAGGAAAAGGAGCCCAACCGTTGCCTGGGGGCCTATGTCCTCGATGTGCAGAACCGCCAGGTCCTGACCTTCACCGCCGGCGCGACGATCCTGGCCACCGGTGGCGCCGGCAAGGTCTACCTTTATACCAGCAATCCCGACATCGCGACCGGCGACGGCCTGGCCATGGCTTGGCGGGCCGGGGCCAAGGTCGCCAACCTCGAGTTCGTCCAGTTCCACCCGACTTGCCTCTATCATCCCCAGGCCAAGTCCTTCCTCATCTCCGAAGCCCTGCGCGGCGAAGGCGGCGTGCTTAAGCTGAGGAACGGCGAAACCTTCATGGAGCGCTACGATCCCCGGCGCGAGCTCGCCCCCCGCGACATCGTGGCCCGGGCCATCGACCATGAGCTGAAGAAGAGCGGCGAGGACTTTGTCCTGCTCGACATGAGCCACCTGCCGGCCGACTATTTGCGGGAGCGTTTTCCCAACATCGGCGAGTCGCTGCTCCGCTTCGGCATCGATTTCACCAAGGACCCGATTCCGGTGGTCCCGGCCGCCCATTACATGTGCGGCGGAGTTGTGGTCGACGACAAGGCCGAAACCTCGCTCCGCAACCTCTTCGCCTGCGGCGAAGTCACCTTCACCGGCCTCCATGGGGGCAACCGCCTGGCAAGCAATTCGCTGCTCGAGGCCGTGGTCTACGCCAATATCGCCGCCCGTGAGGCTCCCGAGCGCCTCGGCGGGGCGCCCTTTCCCGACGTCGAGATTCCGGGCTGGAGCAGCGGCCACGCGGCCGATTCCGACGAGGCCGTCGTCATCAAGCAGAACTGGGACGAGATCCGGGCCTTCATGTGGAACTATGTCGGCATCGTCCGGACCAACAAGCGCCTGCACCGGGCCAAAAAGCGGATCGAGCTGCTCTTGGAGGAGATCAAGGAATATTACTGGAACACCGTGGTCAGCCCCGACCTGCTCGAGCTGCGCAACATCGCCTGCGTCGCCGACCTCATCATCCAATCGGCCCTCTGGCGCAAGGAAAGCCGGGGTCTGCATTACAACCTCGATTACCCCTCGCAGTCCGAGATGTACCGCCGGGATACGATTTTGGAACCGTAGGGGCGACCCTTGCGGTCGCCCTAGGCGAGGGTATTGAAAGCGCCCCCGACCGGGCACCCGCAAGGGGTGCCCCTACCATTATTTATAAGTGAGAGTGCTGGAGCCGGCGGCGCCGTTCAAGTGTAGCTTGAAAGGGACGTCGCGGTTGCGCAGCGCCTGGGTCGGGAAGACCACGAGGTAGGCCGTGTACCACTGGTTGACGTAGTTGAAGAAGCGGATCTCGAACTCGGTGATGGTAATCTTCTCGATCCGGGTCGGCTTGAGGAATTGGCCGCCGACTTCCAAGGTGACGTCCTGCAGCGACTTCGGTGAGCCCAAATCCATCATTTCCCGCCGCCGCGCGTAGAGGGCGACGAAGAAGGAGGCATCGGAGCCGGGATCGATCCAAACGCCGGCCTTTTCCTTGGCCCGGTATTCCTGACCGTGGGGATAGACCTCATCGTACTCGCCCTTGAAAGCCCGGCGGAACTCGTCGGAAGCGTAAGTCGCGTACCAGATGATCTGGGCGTGGAGGTCCTGCAGGCTGTAATGGCTGCCGTTCTTGGTATAGCGATAGAGGGTCTTCTCGTAGTCGTCCTTCGTGGGAAAGAGCGCGTCGGGGACCGCTTGGGCGCTCAGCGGCAAAAGGCAGAAAATGGCGAGAAGAAGACGGCGCATTGCCATAGATTTAGCATCGACCGGCTTTGAGGGCAAATTGGATTATCGCTGGATGTCATCCTGAGCGTAGCGAAGGATCTACGACTGCCCAAGTCTGATGGTCCACCTTGGGTAGTCGCAGATCCTTCGTCCCCCCAGTCTCACTCGAACCTCGCGGCGTTCGACCGGGGCCCCCGCTCCTCAGGATGACTGCCCTACCCTACCAAATCCGACTTCCGGAAAAGGCTGAGGACCTTCAAGCCCTCGGCCTCCAAGGCCTCGCGCCCGCCCTCTTCCCGGTCGACGACGACCAGCACGCCGAGCGGGACCAGCCCGGCCTCGCGAACCGCCCGGTAGGCCTTGAGGATGGAGCCGCCGGTGGTGATCACGTCTTCCACCAAGACCACCCGCATTCCGGGCCGGAGGTGACCGGCGCCTTCGATCCAGCTCATGGTGCCATGGCCTTTGGGCTCCTTGCGGACGATGAAGGCCGGAATCGGAAAGCCCCGGTAATAGCTGGCCAAGCTGACCGAAGTCGCGATGGGGTCGGCGCCCAGCGTCGGTCCGCCGACGGCGCCGGCTTCCGGGAAGTGCTCTTGGATCAAGTCCATCATCCCCTTCCCGACCAAGGCGGCGCCTTCGGGATGGAGCGTGGTTTGCTTGCCGTCGAAGTAGAAATCGCTCATCCGGCCCGAGGCCAGGCGGACCTCGCGTTTTTGATAGCTGAAGAGCAGGATCAAGTCCTTCAGGCGCTGACGGTCGTATTTCACTTGAGCCTCGCGTTCAACCAGGACTCGATCTCCTCGAAGATCTCCTCGCGGTTGGTCTCGTTGAAATTTTCGTGATAGCCCGGATAGACCTTCAGGGTCTTGTCCTTGACTTGCATCTTGTCGAAGAACTCCCGGGTGCCCTCGATCGAGGTGATCTTATCGCCCTGGCCGTGGATCAGGATGCTGGGCAGCTTGATCTTGGGAGCCAGCCCCATCACCCGGTCGAGGTTGTCGAGGATCTCGGCACCGAGGCGCAGGCTGATCTTATTGCCGACCAAGGGGTCGTCGGCATAGGCCGCCACCACCTCGGCATCGCGCGAAACCCAAGTCGGATCGATCTCGTTGGCCACGGCCAATTTGGGGAGGAAGCGCGCGGCCGCCGTCCCCAAATAGCGTTTCAAGGGCGAGAGCGGAACCGCCAGCTTGAGGTTGGGTCCCGAGAGGACGACTCCCTTGGGCTCCTTGGGTTGCCGGGACAGATAGCTGACCGCGACTTGGCCGCCGAAGGAATGGGCGACGAGGAAGAGCGGAAATTTCTTTTCCTTGGCCGCCACCATTCGGACAAAGGAGTCGAGGTCCTCGACCAAATCCTGGAAGTGCTCGGCGTGACAGCGGGAGCCGGGGCTGCGGCCATGGCCCCGTTGATCCATCAGGTAGATAGCCCAGCCGCAGCGCAGGAAATATTCCCACAAAAAGCGGTAGCGCCCGGAGTGCTCGGCCAAGCCGTGCAGGACTACCAGGACGCCCTTCTTCTTTTCGGGTTGAAATTCTCGGTAATAAAGCTCGGTCCCATCCCAGCTTTCAAAGAAATGATGCCTTGCCTCGACGGCGGTCATGGAATTTCCCCTATTTGCACTCGCTCGGCCCAGCCTTCCTTGCCGGACGGACTTTTGACAAGTGCAAAATCGCCCTGGACCTTCTTCAGCCGGACCAAGCGGCCTTCCCGCAGCTCTTCCCGGACCGGGGCTTCGGCCAAAGGCTGCTCCCGGAGGGAGAGGCTGGGGGCCACGACCACCGCTTCCGCCCGGGCGAAGGGCCAGGCGCTCCGCATCAGGTACTGGAAGGAGCCGAAGAAAAGCAGGGGCAAGGCGGTGGCGGCCAGGATCAGGTAGAGCGGTTTCCGCTGGAGCCGATAAGCGGTCAGGAGGCCGAAGAACAAGAGACCGGTCACGGCGCAGAGCCAGAGGCTTTCCGAGCCATTGAGCCCCAATCGATAGAAGGGAATTTTCCGAAGCAAGGCGCGGGGCCCCTCGACCGCGGCCCGGCTGGGCTCGACCTTGGCTTCGATGAAGGCCAAATTTTCGCGAAGCGCCGGATCGCGCGGCGACCATTCCCTGGCGGCCAGGAAGTAGCGCCGGGCTTGGCCGGCCTGCCCCAGGCGCCAATAGGCGCTGGCGATGTTGTAATAGAGGTCGCCGTTGATGAAGCCGATCTGGCTGAGCTCGTTCCAGCCACGGATGGCCTCCGCGTATTTGCCGGCCTGATAGGCGGCCTGAGCCTGGTCGGCCAGCTCCTTGGGCGTGACGGCGATGGCCGGAGTTGAAAGCAGGAGCGTCGCAACAATGAGAAAAAGTTTTTTCATAGGTCTCTTTCCCTCCCCTTTATAAGGGGAGGGTTAGGGAGGGGTAGAGAGTTGGCTTGATGCAAAAAAAATTGCATAAACCAGCTCTCTACCTCCCCCTGCCCCCTCCTTACAAAGGAGGGGGAATCCTAGGCGGCCTTCTCGATCTCTCGGAGCAGGTCGACCGCCTCCTCCTTCAATTGCTTCTCGCTGGGCTTGGAGCCGGCCATTCCGCCGTAGCGCCAGAGGTCGAGCTGCTCCAGGAAATAAACGGTGCGCCGGGTGATCTCGACCGGAACCAGCCGGCTGCGCAGCAGGTCCTCGATCTCCACCGGCGTCAGGGCTTCGCCCTTCACCCCGTAGCGATCGCTGAAGTATTCCTTCATCACCCGCGAGACCGCGAAATAGTCGGCTTCGCCGGCCTTGGCTCCCTTTTGCAGGGAGGCCCGGGCTTTGCGGAAAGCCCGGCTTCGCTTGCGGTCGCCGGCATGGGCCTCCGTGCTGGCCCGGTAACGCTGCAAGGCCAGCAGGCCGAAGAAGAAGGCCGGCGCGCCGAGCAGCATGGTCCAGATGACCGCCTTCTCGTAGGAACGGAGCCGCTGGGTATAAAGGATGGCGGCCGGAGCCTTGAGCGGCCGCAGGTCGAAGGCCGGCTCGGTCCCGGCGGCGGCCTTGGCGTCGTCGAGGCCGGCGGTCACCAAAGCCTCGCTGGAGGGCGAGCCCAGGATGTGGACGCTGAGCGGAGCGGTGCTGAGCTTTTCGTAGCTCCCCTTCTCCGGATTGAAATAGCTGAATTCCTGGGCCGGGACCTGGGTGGTTCCGGGCCGTTCGGCGACCAAGGCATATTCGAAGACCTTGCGGCCCGACAGGCCCTGAATGCTACGGTCAAGCTTCACTTCCGGTTTGGAGGGATAAACCTTGAAATAATCGAGGTCTTTGAGATCCGGCAAATTGGCTTCCCGGAGATTGCCCTTGCCCGAGATCTCGATCTTCAAATTGGTCGTTTCGCCCATGCCGACCGAGTCCTTGCTGAGCGAGCTCGACATGGCGAAGCTTCCGACCAAGCCGGTGAAGTCGGCCGGCGGCGCCGGCAGGGGCTTCACCTGGACTTCGATGGGCGGCGCGGTGAAGGTCTGGGCCCGTTGCTGGGTGGCGAAGGTTTGAAAGAAAGGATCGTCGAAGGGATTTCGCCGGATCGGGACCGGCACCATGCCTCGGACTTGAGTCTCGGCCAAGCGAAGGGTTCCGTCCTTGGTCGGGAATAATGCGAAACGCCATTCGTTGACCGCGTAGCGACGGCCGCCCAGCTGGGTTTCGAACTTCCGCTCCTTGATCAATTCCTCGGAGAAGAAATCCTTGAACTCGGGCAGCGAGAGTTGGGCGTTGGAGATGCTGACCGCGGTGTAAAGTCGGAAGGTATAGAGGACCTGCTGGCCGACATAGGCTTCCTTGCGGTCGACCTCGGCGGTGACGAAGGTCGTCTCGTATTTCTTGTCCTCATAGCCCGGCGGAGCACCCGGAGGCACCGGCCCCGGCTGTTGGGGAATCCGCTGGGAGGGCATCTGGGGAAAAGGCATGGAGGGGAAAGACGGAAGACTCGGCTGAGTTTGGTAGGCCGGCGGCGCGCTCGGCGCTTGGGCCGGTCCGGTTCCATCGTCGTCGTTGACTTCGACCCGGACCGAGCCGGCGGTGTATTCTCGTCCCTCGATGTGGACCTTGATCGGCCCGATGAGGAATTTGCCGGGCCGGCGCGGCGAGAGCAAATAAAGGAAGGTCTTGCTGACGCTCATCTCGCCGTTGACGATCTCGACCGCGTTGGTTGAGGAACGGCCGATGACGTCGAAGTTGCCGAGCGGCGGAATGTCGGGGGTCGTCATGGCGCTGCCGCCCCGGATCTCGACGGTGAGCGTCAAGGTATCGCCCAGGTCGACCTCGCTTTCATCGACGTAAGCCTCGATGGTGGGCTCGGCCGCCTGGACCCGGGCGGCGCCACCCAAGGTGGCCAGGAAGATCGTCGCGGCAAGGAAGATTTTTTGAAGCATGCTCACCAATCCTGCAAGGGCTGCCGGGACCTGCCGACGGCGCCTTTGATCTGCTCTTCCCGAATCTTTTTGCTGTGGTCCTCGATCATGTCAAGCCATCGGTCGGCTTCTTTCTCGCCGGGGCTGGCCTGAGCCTTGGCCTGGCCCTGCCTTTCCTTGCCGCTGCCCTGGGGGGTCTCGCCGGCGGCCTCGAGCTGGCCTTCCATATTGGGCTTCTTTTCAGGCTGGCCCTCGCCTTCGGGACCCTGCTCGGAGCCGCTGGAACCCTTGGCCTGGTCTTTCCCCTCTTCCGGCTTTTGGCCTTCTTTTTGGTTGGAGTCCTGGCCGGCGCCGGCTTGGTCCTGTTGGCCGGGTTTTTCGCCGGCCTGCTGTTGATCTTGGGGACCTTGCCGGCCTTGTTGGCCTTCTTGCGGCTTTTCCTGGCCGGACTGGGGCTGCTCGCCTTGTTGGCCCTGTCGAGCCTGCTCCTGCTTCTCTTGTCCCTGCTGAGACGAATCTTGCGGCTGCTGACCCTCCGAGCCTTGGGGTTTTTCGCCGGTTTGCTGCTCCTGACCTTGGCCCTGTTGGTTTTGATTTTCCTTGCCCTGCTCCTGCTGGTCTTTTTGCTGATCTTGATTTTGTCCTTGGGAGCCCTGGTTTTTTTGCTCTTGCTCCTGGCCCTGGCCGCCTTGGGATTGTTGCTGCTGTTGTTGATTCTGGCTTTGCTGTTGTTGCTGTTCTTGGCCGCTTTGATTTTGCTGTTGACCCTGCTGCTGTTGGTCTTGTTGGCTTTGCTGCTGCTGCTGCTGCTGCTGCTGCTGCTGCTGCTGTTGTTGTTGTTGTTGTTGTTGTTGGAGCTGGCGCTTGACGAATTCCAAATTGAGCTGGGCCTCGGCGTCGTCTGTCTTGAGCTTGAGGGCCTGCTCGTAAGCCTTGATCGAGTCCTCCAGCTTGCCCAGGCGGTATTCCGTATTGCCGAGGTTGTATAAGGATTGTTCTTTGAGGTTGAGGTCCTCGGCTTTCTCGAAGGCCTTTTTGAAGCTTTGCTTGGCCTTATCGAATTGCTTTTGGCGGTATTGGGTGTTGCCGAGGTTGAAATAATCCTGGGCGTCGGCCTCTCGCTGGAGGTTGGCTTCGAAATCTTTCCGAGCCTGGGAATAGTCCTTGGACTCGTAGGCCTTGCGGCCGCGGTACTCCCGGTAAATCTCGCTCGGACCAGCGAAGGCAAAAGCCGAGGCAGCTAGAGAACCAAGGAGCAAAAATGTAGATAAGAGGTGTTTCATCGTTTTCTTGCCCTCTCCCCTTGTGGGAGAGGGCGCCCGAAGGGCGGGAGAGGGGGTGCTGCATTAGCAAGCATTCCCTATGCCTCCCCCCCTCTCCCGGTCGCCTTCGGCGACCACCCTCCCCCGCCAGGGGGGAGGGTTAATCTCCGCCCCTCCGCGATCATCCGCTCCAGCAGGAGTAACGCCGCCGCGATTCCCAGGGGCCAATAAAATCGGCTTTCCCAGACCTGTTTTCGGGCCGCCTTGAGCTCGCTCAGCTCCATCGCCCCCCTCACCCCTTTGACGTAAAGCTGATTCAAGTCGGCATCGCCGGTCACCGCCCGGACATAGGCCCCGCCGGTCTCGAGGGCCAAGTCCTTCAAGGCTTCTTCCTTCAGCTTGCTGACCACGGTTTCGCCCTTCTCATCCTTCTTGAAGCCGCCGCCTTCCTCCGGCACCGGCGCCCCCTCGGGCGTGCCGAAGCCGAGGACGAAGGCCTTGATCTTTTTCTCCTTGAGCAGGTCGATCATCTTGTCGAGGCGCTCGCTGTGATCCTCGCCGTCGGAGAAGATCAAGACCGCCTTGGCCGACTCCTTGTCGCCCATTGCCTTGATCGCCAGCGAAAGCGCGCTCGACAAATCGGTGCCTTGAACCGGGATGGTCGAAGGCGAGAGCTCATCGACGAACATCTCCAAGGTTCCGTAGTCGATGGTCAGCGGCGAGAGCAAAAAGCTGCGACCGGCGAAGGCGACCAGGCCGACCCGGTCGCCGGAGAGCATCTCGATCAGATCGTGAAGCTTGCGCTTGGCCCGTTCCAGCCGCGAGGGCTTCAGGTCTTGAGCCAGCATCGAGTTGGAGACGTCGATGAGGATCACCAAGTCGGCGCCCTTGATCGTGACTTCCTCCTCCCGTGTTCCCCACTGCGGTTCCATCAAGGCCAGGATGAGGAAGCCGACAGCCGCGACCTTCAGCGCGTTTTTCAGGCCGGTCCGCCAAGGCGACCGGTTGGGCATGAGGCGGGGTTTCAGCTCCGGATCGGCCAAGGCCTTCCAAGCCGCCTTGCGCTTGGCGGCCTGGTAAAGGAAAAAACCCAGCAAGATCGGGATCAGGATAAAGAAGAAAACGGCGTTGGGATGGTTGAAGCGCATTAAGCCAACCTCCGGAGCCAGGTGCTGCTGAGGAGGGCTTCCAGCAGCAGCAAGCCCAGACCCAGGCCCGCCAAATAATAATACCACTCCTCGTAGACTTCGTAGTGCTTGACCTTGGCCTTGGTCTTCTCGAGCTGGCCGATTTCCTTATAGATGGCCTCGAGCTTCTTGGTGTCGGTGGCAAAGAAGTATTTGCCGCCGGTCACCTCGGCGATATTGCGAAGCGTGTCCTCGTCCATGTCGAGGTTCACATAGATGAGGCGGTTGCCGAAGATGCCGGGCTGGGGAAAAGGCACCTTGCCCTTGGTGCCGATGCCGATCGTGTAGACCTTGACGTTGAAGGTCTTGGCGATCTCGGCGGCCTTCTCGGGTGAAATGCTGCCGGCATTGTTCCGCCCATCGGTGAGCAAGATCACGACCTTCGACTTGCCGGGCTGGTCGCGGAGCCGCTTGACCGCCAGCGCCAAGCCGTCGCCGATGGCGGTGGCGTCGCCGGCGATGCCGATGGTGACGTGATCGAGGAGCTGGATCAGCACGTCGTAATCCAGGGTCAGCGGGCATTGGGTGTAGGCCTCCTCGCCAAAGATCACCATGCCGAGGCGATCGCCCTTCTGTTGGCGCAGAAAGTCGCCCACCACCTTTTTGACCACGGTGAGCCGGTCCACCGCTTCGCCGTCGAGCTTGAAGTCCATCGCGGCCATGCTGCCCGACGCGTCGATCGAAAGCATGATGTCGATGCCCTCGCTGGTCACTTCGGTCTCGGCCCGGCCCCGCTGCGGCCGGGCCAGGGCGACCACCAGGCAAGCCAGGGCCAAGGCCAAAAGCCAGGCGTGGAATCGCATCCAAAAGGAATCGCCGGCCCGATGCAGGCCGGTCGACCGCGAGGTCAGTGGAAACCGGAACAAGGGTTGGGAGCGGCGAAACCGTTCCAGCAAGAGAATGCCGAGGGGCAAGGCCAATCCGAGCAGCACCCAGGGGTAAAGGAAGCGCAGCATCAGGCCTTCGCCTCCTCGGGCGCCGGCGCGACCTTCTCGGCCAGCACCTTGGCCCGGTGGCCGGCGACCGATTGGATCCAAGTGCGGGCCAGCTTCACGCTCTTGAGGATCTCCTCACGTGGCGGGACGAATTGGGCGAACTTGGCCATGTCGGCGAGCTCGAGCAGCCAATGGGCATCGCGGACTTGATCGTTGTCGAGCCAAGGGCTGGCCCGCAGCGCCGGCCGCAGC
This region includes:
- the pyrE gene encoding orotate phosphoribosyltransferase, whose product is MKYDRQRLKDLILLFSYQKREVRLASGRMSDFYFDGKQTTLHPEGAALVGKGMMDLIQEHFPEAGAVGGPTLGADPIATSVSLASYYRGFPIPAFIVRKEPKGHGTMSWIEGAGHLRPGMRVVLVEDVITTGGSILKAYRAVREAGLVPLGVLVVVDREEGGREALEAEGLKVLSLFRKSDLVG
- a CDS encoding VWA domain-containing protein, translated to MLRFLYPWVLLGLALPLGILLLERFRRSQPLFRFPLTSRSTGLHRAGDSFWMRFHAWLLALALACLVVALARPQRGRAETEVTSEGIDIMLSIDASGSMAAMDFKLDGEAVDRLTVVKKVVGDFLRQQKGDRLGMVIFGEEAYTQCPLTLDYDVLIQLLDHVTIGIAGDATAIGDGLALAVKRLRDQPGKSKVVILLTDGRNNAGSISPEKAAEIAKTFNVKVYTIGIGTKGKVPFPQPGIFGNRLIYVNLDMDEDTLRNIAEVTGGKYFFATDTKKLEAIYKEIGQLEKTKAKVKHYEVYEEWYYYLAGLGLGLLLLEALLSSTWLRRLA
- a CDS encoding VWA domain-containing protein, whose amino-acid sequence is MRFNHPNAVFFFILIPILLGFFLYQAAKRKAAWKALADPELKPRLMPNRSPWRTGLKNALKVAAVGFLILALMEPQWGTREEEVTIKGADLVILIDVSNSMLAQDLKPSRLERAKRKLHDLIEMLSGDRVGLVAFAGRSFLLSPLTIDYGTLEMFVDELSPSTIPVQGTDLSSALSLAIKAMGDKESAKAVLIFSDGEDHSERLDKMIDLLKEKKIKAFVLGFGTPEGAPVPEEGGGFKKDEKGETVVSKLKEEALKDLALETGGAYVRAVTGDADLNQLYVKGVRGAMELSELKAARKQVWESRFYWPLGIAAALLLLERMIAEGRRLTLPPGGGGWSPKATGRGGEA
- a CDS encoding lysophospholipase produces the protein MTAVEARHHFFESWDGTELYYREFQPEKKKGVLVVLHGLAEHSGRYRFLWEYFLRCGWAIYLMDQRGHGRSPGSRCHAEHFQDLVEDLDSFVRMVAAKEKKFPLFLVAHSFGGQVAVSYLSRQPKEPKGVVLSGPNLKLAVPLSPLKRYLGTAAARFLPKLAVANEIDPTWVSRDAEVVAAYADDPLVGNKISLRLGAEILDNLDRVMGLAPKIKLPSILIHGQGDKITSIEGTREFFDKMQVKDKTLKVYPGYHENFNETNREEIFEEIESWLNARLK
- a CDS encoding tetratricopeptide repeat protein, translated to MKHLLSTFLLLGSLAASAFAFAGPSEIYREYRGRKAYESKDYSQARKDFEANLQREADAQDYFNLGNTQYRQKQFDKAKQSFKKAFEKAEDLNLKEQSLYNLGNTEYRLGKLEDSIKAYEQALKLKTDDAEAQLNLEFVKRQLQQQQQQQQQQQQQQQQQQQQQSQQDQQQQGQQQNQSGQEQQQQQSQNQQQQQQSQGGQGQEQEQKNQGSQGQNQDQQKDQQEQGKENQNQQGQGQEQQTGEKPQGSEGQQPQDSSQQGQEKQEQARQGQQGEQPQSGQEKPQEGQQGRQGPQDQQQAGEKPGQQDQAGAGQDSNQKEGQKPEEGKDQAKGSSGSEQGPEGEGQPEKKPNMEGQLEAAGETPQGSGKERQGQAKAQASPGEKEADRWLDMIEDHSKKIREEQIKGAVGRSRQPLQDW
- a CDS encoding BatD family protein is translated as MLQKIFLAATIFLATLGGAARVQAAEPTIEAYVDESEVDLGDTLTLTVEIRGGSAMTTPDIPPLGNFDVIGRSSTNAVEIVNGEMSVSKTFLYLLSPRRPGKFLIGPIKVHIEGREYTAGSVRVEVNDDDGTGPAQAPSAPPAYQTQPSLPSFPSMPFPQMPSQRIPQQPGPVPPGAPPGYEDKKYETTFVTAEVDRKEAYVGQQVLYTFRLYTAVSISNAQLSLPEFKDFFSEELIKERKFETQLGGRRYAVNEWRFALFPTKDGTLRLAETQVRGMVPVPIRRNPFDDPFFQTFATQQRAQTFTAPPIEVQVKPLPAPPADFTGLVGSFAMSSSLSKDSVGMGETTNLKIEISGKGNLREANLPDLKDLDYFKVYPSKPEVKLDRSIQGLSGRKVFEYALVAERPGTTQVPAQEFSYFNPEKGSYEKLSTAPLSVHILGSPSSEALVTAGLDDAKAAAGTEPAFDLRPLKAPAAILYTQRLRSYEKAVIWTMLLGAPAFFFGLLALQRYRASTEAHAGDRKRSRAFRKARASLQKGAKAGEADYFAVSRVMKEYFSDRYGVKGEALTPVEIEDLLRSRLVPVEITRRTVYFLEQLDLWRYGGMAGSKPSEKQLKEEAVDLLREIEKAA
- a CDS encoding thermonuclease family protein, whose protein sequence is MKRFFLLILLLAAPAGLLAKEDWQWVQKIYDGDTLRLKGGQKVRLLGIDTPELHPSEKLYRDARRSRQDAAKIQELGARSYEVTRELLKGRLVRLELDETTRDKYGRTLAYVYFKMPEDRFAAAIGQPYTGKLPAEEKEYMANRELVRYGWAATFKNFDFREKKEFLKLEKKARDAGWGLWGQGPE
- a CDS encoding SRPBCC family protein; protein product: MKTHLLKSSLWLPAARDRVFSFFADPKNLQQITPPWLHFTILRSSTPQIAAGTLLDYKLRLRGVPIRWQSEITVWDPPLRFVDEQRKGPYRRWVHQHLLTEKEGGTQVEDLVEYAVLGGSLVHRLLVRPDLERVFAYRSQALQTLFRPT
- the nadB gene encoding L-aspartate oxidase; the protein is MRQHYDFIILGSGIAGLSCALQLAGHGRVAVLTKKESAESNTNYAQGGIASVVSPQDKLDSHIRDTLDAGAGLCHEAVVAKVIADGPHVVQELIEFGVEFSRSQGGDFDLGREGGHSQRRVLHAGDFTGQVIERALLQSVKSHANIQIFEHHFAIDLITTRKLAIEEKEPNRCLGAYVLDVQNRQVLTFTAGATILATGGAGKVYLYTSNPDIATGDGLAMAWRAGAKVANLEFVQFHPTCLYHPQAKSFLISEALRGEGGVLKLRNGETFMERYDPRRELAPRDIVARAIDHELKKSGEDFVLLDMSHLPADYLRERFPNIGESLLRFGIDFTKDPIPVVPAAHYMCGGVVVDDKAETSLRNLFACGEVTFTGLHGGNRLASNSLLEAVVYANIAAREAPERLGGAPFPDVEIPGWSSGHAADSDEAVVIKQNWDEIRAFMWNYVGIVRTNKRLHRAKKRIELLLEEIKEYYWNTVVSPDLLELRNIACVADLIIQSALWRKESRGLHYNLDYPSQSEMYRRDTILEP
- the pgsA gene encoding CDP-diacylglycerol--glycerol-3-phosphate 3-phosphatidyltransferase translates to MNQNKSAKKREYFNLPNYLTLGRILLIPVVLFLIAKISPAKTDKENLCWGIAAALVFILAGVSDLVDGYYARKFQINGVFGKYFDPLADKLLILAVMIMLIPIGRIPAWMTIVFLAREISVTALRGMAASEEIVMPADYWGKKKAVMQTLALIFLMVYYPFLGFDFGKIGWILLIVSLVIAVGSGVNYLVQFIRAIMARYR